tcctctttattaacataccatttattaaatataatttttgaaatattcatatgaattttctatcaatttcccgctactatacaatttaattaaacagtaatacatagaattgcgtatttggttaataattctgatgaaattgtataaattggctatagcaatatttaaatctaataaatgtaataatctaattaaccaacgatatcgTTTTTATAtctgatttgatatttaatttgacactattttaaatagccaaactcgtaaaatattccgattaaatGATACATCtctcaatataaacaacatttaataaatggactaattaaataatataattatataattaaataaaaattaaaatgataaccCGTACCTCTGttccttcttcctttttttcttttgtgcgtgtgtgttgtgtgtatttgtgtgtgtatgtaccaagaacaacaataaaaacaaaaagaagaaagagagagagagtgaggcggtgggagGTGGGACCCTCaattccctctctctctctctctctcatatgtatatatatatattattcacatatatatactattattattattattattattattttatttatttaatttaacttttctcaaaatactcattacgtccttcctgaattttcttaattaatataagttgccctcaaatattataacgagctccaatttaacccgttcaagttttattatatttcaattatggcccataatttatttaccaattaactaaatttcataaaaatttatcaattaatcccccaattatgtattataatctttggggcgtcacagGTAGCCTCCTTCTTTGCCTCCTTTTAATTTGGCATTCTCAATACCCCAGGTGTTCCACCCTTTCCTCTAACTTTCTCCTCTCAGCTTCACTCTAAGGGGTGGGAGGGGTCTCCTGGGATCGGGAAAAGAGTTCCTCACATACGGAGACCATCTGCAATgaagaaaacatcaaagaagcattccaaagaaagaaaaataatcaaatcaagaaaaaataccTTAACCAAGTATGAAAAGAGTATCCCCTCCAGGTCCTCCCTAGACAAAAGGGCCAGAAGATGTCTATCCCCATAGATCAGTGCCCTCTCATAATTTCGGCCACCAAAGAGGAGCTCCTTCCTCTCTTCTACTCTAAAGATTGGCGAGTATGCAAGCAGTTCGAGGAAGCATGAGAAGACTTAAGGGACACCCCTCTCATCCTTGAAAGAAGGAGGGTGGGAAATCTAGAAGAAGGCTTTGTGGAGCTGATTGGGGGAGTACCCAAGGAACTCATTCTAGTTTTTTTGGAAGAACCTCCAGGCATAACCCCTAGAGAAGGAGAGGCAGATCGTTTCCCCTTAGATTAGCTAGATGCAGGGGTCCCCTAAGGAGATCTGGAAAGAGGGGTCCCCCCAACACAATCCATAGAATAaggagaaatataaaataccaaGAGAGTCTCCCAAAGGTTCCATCCAAGGACTCAAATCAAAGTACCCTAGAAgtctttcatcaattaaaaatcGACAGTCATAAGAGCCCTCATTTAAAGTGCTCAAGAAGGAAGACAAGGCAACAGTCCTTGCCCCGATATTTATAGAAGGAGTAGCCTCCTTTATCCGATAATCTAGGAAAATCCAGGGCTGAGGGccaagacaaaaaagaaattgttcTTCCAATGTTTTGAGGGGTTGGAGGCAGGCAAGAAGAACATCCTCCATCAgggcataaaaataaaaaaaaaaataaaaaaacaagttCAGCACATTTCAGCCGAAAATACTGGGGAAAGATGTTGGTAGTAACAGGGGACCCATTAAAGCAGAAAATCATATGAAAACTAGTAAAAATCCTAAAAGATTTGGGGACCAACTGATTCAAGGGAACTTGGAAAAGACGAGCAACAGCGGCATAAAAAAAGGGAATGGAAAAGCATAAACCTGGCTGTAATtgggaagaaaagaaacacaaacaaTTCAAGGAGGAGACTGGGGCCACTAGTATGGGAGGGGGTATAAATAGTGAAAGATGGGGGAATATGAACTTCATTGATCAACTGATCAACAGCAAAGGTTTTGAGACTGGAGGACCCCCAATCCACTGGCTATTAGGGCACCTCCCTCTATTCTTCCTTAGGAGAAGAGCTTTCCCCTTTGTTCTCCCTacctcctctttgtcagtttcCTCATCTATTAAATGATGAGCAGCCCCTACCGCTTGTGGCANNNNNNNNNNCACTTGGGAACCTAAACGATCCAGGGCCAGTTATTCTCGAAGTGTCTTTGAGAGATCATCACCTGGGAAGGTCTCATTGACAAAGCAAATGGATTCATCTGAAGAAGCCATGAGAAGAcacccaaaataaaatagtaaaaggAGTTGTGAAAAAGAGAATGGATACTTGcagattttttaaagaaaaaatcctGATCCTTTAAGGAGGATGAAGAAAAAGGGAGTTACACTTTGATCAAGGATGTGGGAGAGGGAGTTAAACCCACATCAACCTATAATCGTCCCTTATTGGGCGGTTACCTAACAGCTCAGGCGTGTGGGAGGGGTGGTTATCAAACGCCCCCTGCAGCAGTAATCGTGATGGCTAGAAGTAACCCTAACCATATTTCCTTTACTAACAAGGGGCAGGGATCAAAGCCCCAagtttagaaaagaaaagcaaaaggtGGGAAATTAAGAAGTGGGGTATCTTGAACCAGTAGTTGCTTCCAAAAGAAAGAGGGAGCCCTCTTAGGCGCAAAAAGGACTTCTACTCTAAGGATTTGGGAGACACCCCTCCTCCTTAGAGTGGCGGGGCTGAATGACACATGTGGCCCAAATATAACCAGTCTAAGAAGGAATAGAAAACCCCAAGAACACTTAATAGGTCAATGAAATCCATAAAACACAAGAAGAATGAGGAGGCCAATGTACTCAAGAAAGTGAAGTGTCCCTTAATGTGAAAGTTTTGTATTTAGTTATTCGAATTAGTGCAAGAACTGAAGAATTTGCCTCAACTTCTATTGGGTAAGAATCTAGAGGAAGCGTCAAATGATGATGCATGTACGTGATCATTGGCGTGTAGAGGTCACCTTGTTAAGGtgtaaaaaatttttaaattcaaaatttgatgatgtcAAAACAAGTCTGGAACTAAAGTTTGGGCAAAATAACAAGGTCTAGAGAGACCTCTTGAGACAACTAAGTGTGAAAGCAACTTAAAGGTCATTCTGACACCACTCACCAAGCTTTGAGCTCCAAACCTTGATAAGTGGGGGCACTTCTCATCTGGGGATATTTATGAGTACCAAGTGACCTTCAAGCATATTGGAAGCTCCTGGCTGGAAGACCTCTAGAAAAAGGGCTTCATATAGATCTTCAATAAGGGCTCTGCGATGACTGGGTTTATCGATAATATCGTGAGTAAATTGCCTAAATCTTGAAGTATGTCAGAGACCTTAATACTCAGTGAAAAGGATAGTCGTCCTTCTCTGTCACTATTCCGACCACCTTTTGGCAGGGGCGTAGCTTTTGTTTGCCAAGACCACTCCTGTCAGTGTTACTGCAGATATGTGTGGCCTATTGCACCCGATTCATCATGATTGTTGATATAGGGTGCGAATAAGGTAGTACAATCAACCACCATCTATAAATACAGGCACTCCACCATCAGGTATAACTTTTGCCTCCCCAGTTATTGCTCTTATCTTTCCAGATACTATGAGTGAacactaacttgagcgtcagAGTGCCTAAATCGAAGCGCCCTCTAGCTTGGGACTAACTCCATCTTGTTTTACACGCATTATCCTGGTTGTTACTCATCGATTGAGCATTGGGAATAGGCTTAATACCTTGACCATCACTAAAATACCCTAAACACTTACCTACAATTTTTGGGTACAACAATATTATTCTCCTCTgaggtttagtgtaattacaagCAAATCTCCTGTTGTGGGAGAAACTATACCTAGTACCCCTAGCGTTTCTTTTCATCCATTCAtctattagtaaaattcacgtgaatttgctgatatcaacaaaaaaaattaaacaataattcatatttaccacGAAATAACTTACAGACCTATAGTAGGTCAAAGAAGTCTTTTTTGAACAAATACCTTTATAAAGGTGAAGATGTACCTTCTTACGTGAATTAAAgtatgaaaatgtataaaggtattagttttttattcaattttttttctcatatcaatagattcaataatttttgatcaattgatatatttatttataacaaaaacaaacattaaagatattaaatgtaatttttcaaatcataaaaaaatttgtataggAGGTTGGTAGGGGTGGGCGAACGGGTCGGGTTAATTGGGTCCCGACCCGACCCAATCGTAGCAATGAATCGGATCGGGTTTCTCGAGTTTTTGCATGGGCTCGGGTTGTAGCATCCTACCCGAAGAACCCAATCGGGATAAAAGAAATAAGTCAGTTTGTCTTCACTCTTCACAGACGGGTTCCTTggttctttctcttctttcccACAATCTTCTTCCTCCATGTCTCCAACGGTCcaatcttcttcttccctATTGTCGTTGTTGCCGCTGAGTCGCCGACCACAAAAACTCCAGAACTCCGACGACCGACCCACCACCGCGAGTCCGCGACTTCTCCTTCTTCGCCGATAGAGTTCGTCGTCGCTATTTTGctaggtaattttttaataatggaGTTGTAATCATGTAATGGACCTAATGGTGATgcatattttgtgaaattagaTTAGATTTTTGGTTAGTTATTGGGtttgttttgcatttttatttgaaggtACATTTATATCTTTGTATGCATGTTAAGTGTTTGTTGAAATGCCAAATTGAAgtgtttgttgattatgcttGAAATGCTCTAAATATGAAATGTAGATGTCAAGATTTACCAGCAGAAATTGTCAAAGATCATGTTAAACTCACCAGTGGAGCTTGAACCCTGAAACCCCTCTGTCCATTaggagataaaaataatttggtagCAATATGCACTTGGAGGAGCGAATGCAGAATAGGTGAAAAGAGGGATTGCATGTTCCGTGGTGCTTGGAACTTTGATCTATAAGCAAAGAAGATGTAAAAtaatagagaaaatatttgGAGATAAGCTTTTGAAATCATGTTTGCTTTGAAGCCTAATTCATCCTGTTGTATCACTTTGAAATTACTaacttttatttgaattgggATTGGTAAAACTTGTCATgtcctcttctcaatttcttaaattttaagcTCACGTTTAATCTTTTAGAGCCAGTTGTCCAAAGTATCTTTCATCTCCATGCTACCTTTCTCTACTTGTAAGAACATATAGCTACTTGAAAACGTGAAGGATATCTATTTCCTCCTCCTTATATGAGAGTGcatgaaataatttgaaatatcatctgctttatatatatatatatatatatgtatgtatattggACGAAGCTTTACTTTTCCGTTCTTATACTTTGCagattgaaaatattgatttctCAATGGACGGAATTAGAAGTCACTCTCAATCTCAGTCTAACTCGTCAACGAATGAACTTGAAGTGATTGAGAAAggtacttatttattttttttcttgtattttgattattgttcaattttatgtattctacttatatattttacttgtcTAATTACTTTCTATTTTGTTGTAGAGTTGATTAAGTTGGGGGTTGATTCAACAATTATTGACATTTATTGGTGCTAACTGgtacttgtaaatttttgacaAGGTATTAGAACGGTAAAACCTCattgtgtaatattaaatttttaatttgtttgactttCTCTAATAGTTCTTCCACTTTGTATATTTAATGCTTGACAGGTCGAGGACTTGAGGATGAAAATGTGATATGAGCTAGTTGCTTTTTCAGTCTGTAGGCATTAGGATTTAGGAGGCCTTGGCTTTATTGTTGTTactgaaataatttacataaaccTATGATAATTTATGGATGTGactgaactttttttttttttgtatttatgtaaAGCTTTAAGTATTTGTGtccataatttatattttagatttacATGGAGTGCattactttaattttgcaaaattgaccttgtacattttttgaaactaaaaaaaacCCGAACCCGACTATCGGGTACCCGAACCCAATGGATACCCGATTGGTCGGGTATCCGACTTAGTCGGGTTCGGGTTCATTTTTCCCAAACCCGACGTATCGGATACCCGACCCGATGCCCACCCCTACAGGTTGGTGcaataatccaaatataatatgGGCATTAATGTGGGAGGTAGAGAAATTAGCCGGCCTATTGCCTATATATCTGCTAcataatgaatattaattcCATTAAATGTCTTTTAAGTTGCCATTTAGTTACTTTTTAAACGATTAAATAACAATCTAGTTATGTCGGATAAACTGAGGTTGTGACTCATCCTTTGGATAGGATCACACTCTTCACTCAAATTGGACAAATTCTCACACCTAAAGAGGATTATTGGGTTGGTAAATTGAAGCCAGTTGACTTAGTATTTTGAGCATTTTTATGCGTAATTTTACTATCttttaaagaatttcaattttgaaatagaTTTCCAAACTAATAGTATGtctataaaaaagaaaatattttttatattccaaaaatcaaatatggacaaattttgaacaatcgatcatgatatatatatatatattcattagattaaaaaaaatgaaactaatACTATGTTAATATCCTGGGAAAATATTGTAGTTGGTTTTGTAAGATTGcattcaaaatcattttagtgtataaagttttttttttaatcatctataaactttaatttttgttttaatttggagtctattaataatttttcagtgaaaatataacaataaaatggTCATGTGACCGTCACATGATGTTAGTCTACAGggacaattttattattttatattgtttcttttttaaaatataaaaaatattaaacacgGCCAACATGCTATGAGATACATGCATGTTTtccaaacaaatatatacagCATCGAGACCGAGAGTTATATAGGTCATGTTGCACATACGACCGTGTTTTCAGATAGAGCTTCAACACGCAAATAGAAAATAACACAGTCAGGCCGTATTGTCATCCTAAAATTTAGgattttatcaaaatcattctcctgtcatgattttataaattttttaagcgggaatattttatttgagcTTCAACGGTTTTATTTCGTTACCACATACATCATTTACTACAACAGTTAATTCACATACAGTAAAGTACTTAGTACAACATCTGCATTTTTAGCCCtctcattatatatttcttatagaTTCAGAACTATTTGAGCTGCCCAATACAGAATCAAGTActtgttatatatttcttatacaTGGGCTAGGCCCAAATAAAATGAGGTCCGACCCACAAAATCGGACTCGGGCAGCGTGACCCGCATGTCCATCCGCTTTATTTATGAGTTTCATGGACCCAAAGCACAGATTTGGCAATTCGTGGCGGGTGGGGACCCGGGAAACCATAGCCCCACCTTGTGCGACCCACGTGGGTAGGATTTAGATTTTCCCCATTCCTCGCCTTCCTAGTTTCCACCCGCGTCTGACGCGTGTGACTACTACGCTCCAGTTGTCCTTTGTCTCTTCTTCTTGTTATTTCTCTCATTTTCAGCTCTTTTGAGTTGGAGAGCCTTTAATTCAACACATCCTGAAAATCCCCAATTTTGATGTCTAGAATTTGCCCTGAAATGATCCCAAGAGCGTGAAATTCCATACTCAAAACCCTAATCTGTGCGGAATAGTGCGATTGACGTACCCAAACTTAGGGTTTTTGAAAATGGACAAGAACGAGGATGAATTACAGCTAGCGATGTACAAGTCCCCGAGTTTCACAGGTGGATGCCTGGAAATTCGGCTTTTCTACGTCCGCATCTCGCCTTGTGCGGTGGACGACGTCCCGGACCAGCTCAAGCTCCGCCACCTCCGAACCGAGGTCGGTGTTTCATTGGAAATCAACGGCGCACGCGTCCCGTCATCGGAGTCTGTTTCTATTACCCTTCGTCGCGATCGCGTCGATAAGGATTCCTCCGAGGTTACGTACGTTAGCACCGACAGCGTTAAAATTTCGGGTCCCGCGGAATTCGAGGTCTGCGAAGAGAGGgatgattttgatttaattctaTGTGGCTCTCTGCAGAGAGCTGATGCTGCGGCTCCGTGGAGTAATGAGAGTGCGTTGGATAATGATATGAAAACTGGGTGGGGTATGGAGTGTTATGTGGCCGCCTCCATTACGAATGGAAGGTCGCCATTTTTCCAGCCGAAGATTGGGGTTTGCTCTCCATCCATTGAAGTTTACGTAGCTGGGTGTTGCTCGGGGACGCCTGTCATTTTGACGAAGACGATTTTGATTAGTCCGAGGAGGAAGGTGGCGAGGCAAGGGATGATTCTTGATGCTATCCCTGAGGACGAGGAGATGGGGAAGGAGCAAAGGAGTTTCTGTAACGGTTTGGCAAGGCAGCGGAAATTGCAGGTAGTCTTGATTTAGGTTTTAATTGTTTTCTGTTGATTTAAGCTTCTTTTGTTTGTCATCGGTAGGTAGCTACGAGGTCGTAATTGTTCTATAGATTATTGCACATGTTAGCTGAGCATGAATGTGGTTGTATACATGAAGCAGAGATATTTCTTGATATCATTCTAAGAATACCTTGGATTTCTAAAAGATGATATCATTTATCTAATGGCTAACAGAAAGGAATGTTGGGATTGTAAGTCGAGGAAGCTGAAGTAGCTACTTTTGAGATTAACAGAAGAAAGCAAAAATTGAGTGGAGTAATCATTATAAAATAGGCAGGTCAATGTTTGAGATTCTGCCATTAGATAAATATGGCCAGTTGAATTTAGATGGTGGGTTTAATCCCAATACTGCAACTGTTTTGATGCAAAAGTAACTTAAAACTTGTCTTTATCAAATGAGAATTTGGTTTTAGGTTGATCCCTATGGAGGTGATTATACCTgggtaatattattttgattatgatCATGGTGGATATTGATCCTATTGACAGGCTCGATTAGAATGTCGTCTATAGGTAGTCAGTTTATCATCCATGTGCCGCATTATAGTCAATGTTGAAAGAAGTAATGGTATATGAGAAAAACATTGCTGGTTGCTAGTTGAATGGATTTCAAAGATATAGCCGGACAACTAAAACAAATGAATGCAGTACCAATCTGGTAATGCGTTGTTTTAGAAATTTAGTTTGTGCAACCCTATTAAATGATCCTATGATTCAGTTGTGGGGATGCATGATACATGTTGCCTGTGtttgaactttttataaaCAATGGCCCGgttttttcttcaaatcacAATCATAAAACTGTAAAAAAATGGGGGTAGTGTATGCATTAAGACACTATTGACCTATACAATGCACATATGTCTGGTAAAGGCAACCCCATCTGCTCGGAGCTCGAAAGCTTATATGCTTTTTCCTTAATCATAGTTCATCTGTTGTATATGGATCATTGTGCGTTGGATTTTGCTGTTGCTCCTAAGACGCTTTACAGCCAAAACTACTACCAAAGTATCTAGTTTTATGATGTGTGcaaacattttcttttcacattgttaagtataaaaaatgatctGAAGAATATGCATGAATAACAAACTGATGCTATAGAAAACCTCATTATTGGCAGCAAAAGTCTAACGGTCTAACCACATTATACAACTTGAAGAGATCAATTCTAGGTCAAGGAGAGTTGTCACAGTCGTTGATTTCTTCATGTCAAAGCTTAAATTAAGTGTAATTTCCAGTTCATGTGAATGATTGTGAACATGTATACACTGATTTTGGAAATATTTGAACTATTTGGCCGATTATTTTGTGCCGTTGGACTGTAGGGTGGAGACTTGTATTCTTTTATATGCACTCGGAAGATATCCTGTTCTTTTGATTGATGTAGCTACTTTAACAAGGTAATCCATCCTTTGGGCGGCATCTGCCAGGAACAGAGTTAACCCTCAGAATGCTGCCTACTTGTGATCCTCTGAGTTTCTAATCTTAACTGATTTTCTGCAGTTCACAGCAGCTGACATGGATGACTACGAGTCAGATAGGAAAGTGGGATACAGCTATTACTCTGACGATATGTACTATGGTGAAGATGGCCAGCTTTCCTGGTTCAATGCGGGTGTGAGGGTTGGTGTGGGAATAGGGCTTGGGGTGTGCCTGGGCGTTGGAATTGGTGTTGGCCTGCTTATGCGATCGTATCAAGCTACAACTAGGAATTTCAGAAGGAGATTTTTCTGATTCTACATTCTGCCAAGGAAAATAGTGATGGTTATCATGGAAACATATTTCCTTTGGGATCGCTACCTAGAGACATGATGACGCAGCTGAAGAGTAAGAAGAAGCTCACCAATATATAGCTACTTAAAATGTGGCGTATAATCTGCTGCTACCCAAAATTCTAGTTATGGTAAAGGTGCTGCTTTTATCTATGCTGCCAAGTTCTTCCATCGTGCGCCACTGGAAGTGTTCATGTATCAGTGTGAAATGTTAAATACTCGGCCTGGTGTGCTACAAGGGATGCTGGGTTGATGTGTGGATATGGTCTGTTAATCTGGTCTCTATCTCTGTGCTTGATCCTCCGTAGATATACGTTCTCTTTTATGAAGTCGTTTGGTCTGATCATCTTTTGgagtaacttttttttctccttattGCGTTTTTCTGTATCCAGCTTAAACATTATAGCCAATTTTGTTCTCTTTTGTGACTGCCCAAATAAGTAGGCATGGTGGGCATAAGAGTTGCTGCTTCACAGTACATTGTTGTAGAGTTCTATAACATCATTGCCGCCTTGTTGTTTGAGATCAGAGACTTTGTTTAGATCCGCGCCTGTGTTGAGTTGATTTGATGGATGAAGCTCTTCTAATTTATGCAATGAGCACATTGCAGTGGGTTGTTACAATAAAGAACCTTTTCTCCTACATTCCATGTTTGAATTGAACGGCagtagtattttttttgttttttttccaaatagtttaattgaattttggagGTGGGGCGGGCGGTGTAGAAATTTAATTGGGTTTTGTTGGTTAGACCACATCAAGGTGCACCGGCGTGATCGGCACGGATCAACC
The nucleotide sequence above comes from Sesamum indicum cultivar Zhongzhi No. 13 linkage group LG11, S_indicum_v1.0, whole genome shotgun sequence. Encoded proteins:
- the LOC105173123 gene encoding uncharacterized protein At1g01500 isoform X1, which codes for MDKNEDELQLAMYKSPSFTGGCLEIRLFYVRISPCAVDDVPDQLKLRHLRTEVGVSLEINGARVPSSESVSITLRRDRVDKDSSEVTYVSTDSVKISGPAEFEVCEERDDFDLILCGSLQRADAAAPWSNESALDNDMKTGWGMECYVAASITNGRSPFFQPKIGVCSPSIEVYVAGCCSGTPVILTKTILISPRRKVARQGMILDAIPEDEEMGKEQRSFCNGLARQRKLQFTAADMDDYESDRKVGYSYYSDDMYYGEDGQLSWFNAGVRVGVGIGLGVCLGVGIGVGLLMRSYQATTRNFRRRFF
- the LOC105173123 gene encoding uncharacterized protein At1g01500 isoform X2 — translated: MDKNEDELQLAMYKSPSFTGGCLEIRLFYVRISPCAVDDVPDQLKLRHLRTEVGVSLEINGARVPSSESVSITLRRDRVDKDSSEVTYVSTDSVKISGPAEFEVCEERDDFDLILCGSLQRADAAAPWSNESALDNDMKTGWGMECYVAASITNGRSPFFQPKIGVCSPSIEVYVAGCCSGTPVILTKTILISPRRKVARQGMILDAIPEDEEMGKEQRSFCNGLARQRKLQGGDLYSFICTRKISCSFD